The window CCGACAGGGTCCTAAGGATGGCAGGTAGCTGACACGGGTGGCACGGCGAGCGTGGCGTCCCAGCCGCCCGCACACCGGCCGAGGGTGTTAGGACGGTGGGAGCTGCTCGCCGTGCCACCCGCGGGAGGGAGGGTCCGGTGGCGCTATTTCGCTGTGCGAGATGCGGGAGAACGGCGCCCGTTCAGAAGATCTGTTGCGGGCGCCCGATGAGGAAGGCGGGATAACCCCAGGCTACGTCCGCTTCGCCTCCCCCCTCAGGAAGATTTTTTCCCCGCTGCTGACGTTGTCTCCGTCTGAATGAAGCTCGGTAGCCCTACTCGGCAGGGGTGAAGAGCCGGACAGCCACGCGCCGGTTCCGGGCTCGCCCTTCGGCGCTGGCGTTGTCCGCGATCGGATGGGCCGAGCCGAGGCCGATCGTTTGGACCCGAGGAAGATCAATCCCGTGCCCGAAGAGGAAGCGTCGGACGGCGTCCACCCGGCGCTGACTCAGCTGCAGGTTGTAGGCGATCGGGCCGACCATGTCGGTGTGACCCTCTAGGTCCACGACTAGCTCGGCGTTCTCCTTGAGCTGCTTCACGACGTCGAGGAGGTCCGTCTGGGCGCGATCGTCGAGCTCCCACTTGTCGAACCCGAAGGTCACCGTGAGCGTTTCGACCACGGCGCGCTTGTTGCGGTTCGCCCAGAGCCGGCTGAGGCGGCGATCGGTCGCCTCGGCCTTCGCGAACGCCGTAACGGCAGCCTGGCTCGCGCGGTCCGCAGCGGAGGTCGCCTCGCCCGCGCGCGACCGTGCGTCGTCCGCCAGGGAGCGCACGTCGGTAAGCTGTGTCCCGACCTCGCGCACCTGAACCCTGACTTCATCGACTTGGGAGACGATGCCTCCGACGCGTTCTCGCTCCTGAGCGAGGCCCGCGCGGACGGTCTGAACTTCCTCCCGGACGAACTCCTTGGTGGCACAGGCACTGGCCAAAACCAGCGCACCCGCCAGCGCAGACATAAGCACCGGACGGATCATGATTCCCCTCCTCCAGCCCAGGGAGGCTCGGCTACTTCTTCTGCTGACCGCCGTTCAGCCCCCTGTTGATGTCTTCCCAGAGCGCTCCGGCGGCTGTGCCTACCACGCCGCCCACGGCTGCCCCGATGGTGGGGCTTCCCGCGATGGCGCCGAAGGCTGCGCCCCCTGCTGCGCCGATCGCGCCGCCGCTCAGCGCCCGCTGTTGCCTCGGCGTCATGTTGGCGCACCCCGCCGTGGCAAACAGGACCAGGATGAGCCCGAAACTCAGCACTCGCTTCATCTGCTGATTCCTCCCTCCGCGTATGCAAGCTCCCGCACTTACCTGCCTCGCCCGATGCCGTGGCCGCTCCTGCCGGCGTGTCCCGCGCCGACACCATGCCGCCCGCCCGCGTGGTCGTGGCCGTACCCCCGGCCGTCACCGTCGGCGCGGACGCCATGGCTGGTGCTCTTGTTCCCCACTACCTCGGTCCGACTGCTTGCCGTGCTGATCGTGGTACCGGAAGCTTCCGAATGAGCATGACGGTTGGCGCGGCTCACCAGCTGGCCCAGGTTCCTTTCCTGGATCAGCCCCTGAGCCTTCATCTCCTTGAAGACCACGCCCCATCCCTTGCCGTTGAGCTTCATGGCGGCGATGTCATCCAGCGTGAGAGCCTTGGTCGTCGTGGATGTTGCTGACGCCGCGTCTTGCTTCTGGGCTTCAAACAGCGCCCGGGCGATCTTCTGGTTGCCCGGGGAGAGGCTGTCAAAGGCCGCGTCCGGGCTCGGGGGGGCAGCCTGAGTCGGGGTCGTAGTCTGCGCGCGGGATGGCGCGGCGCCCACGACGATGGCCAGAAGTGCGATGGTGACGATTCGCAGCATGTTCGGGTTCTCCTTTGCTATGGCTTGGGCGTCGGAGCCGGCGCAGTCCGTTTTGCTTGCGAGACTGGCTCCGGCTCGTCCTCGAGCATCCGATCGGTCTGCACGATGATCTCGGTCGCCGTGGCGCGATCCTTGAAGAACAAGCCGTGCTTGGCGTTGACGCGCATGCGGGAAGTCTTCGGGGTCAGGCGGTCCAGCTCGATTTCGATGGTGCGGTCAGCCGCCACCGCCACGATCTTTCTTCCGGCCTCGGTGGACTCGTCCTCCCGCACGGCGATCTCCATTCGCCTCAGCGTCTTGAGGGTGGCGCTGTGCAGGCTGTTCACCGGGGTGGTGAAGGTCTTGTACGCGATGCTGTCCAGGGTGTAAGCCACACCGGTTCCCGCCGTGACGCCCGTCCCGACCCCGAGGAGCGTCAACCCGACAGCCGCGCACCCCGGGGCGCCGAGCAGGCTCAGCGCAGCGAGCGCGAGGGCGAACCAGCGCGATGGGGCCGCAGCAGGGCCTTGGGTCGTTGGCGCACCATTGGAATGAGCGACGTCGGTCTGCCTTCGGGGCGCCATGCGAATCCGCGGCACCTGCCTCAGGTCAGTACTACCGGTTGAGCTCGTCACCGGCGCGGACGGGTTACCCGTTGGGGGGCAGCGGCGGCCAGGACCACGCGCCGGCGCCGGCGTAACCCAGCCCCCGGAGGCAGGCGCGATAGGCCGCGGCGAAGCGGGCGTCGTTCTTGCTGGCTTCGTTGAGCCCATAGAGCGTGGCGGCGGTCGCTGCGACCACCCCGCCGATCGCGGCGCCCTCGCCCGCGCTCTTTCCGCCACCCGTGATGGCACCGCCTACCGGGTCTTTGAGCACCTCGGCGGTCGCGTTCCGAACCTGGGACTTCGCGTAGTGGCGACACGCCTCGATGTCAGCAGGCGTCGGATTGCGGCCCGCGTGAGGCGCCACGCCTCTGCTCCCGGCGCTCACAGGCCTTGCGCCCTCTGTGCCCTTCCAGTTCGCTACCACCACGCCGGTGACGAGGGCGGTGACGATCGCCAGCGCCATAGCGAGCAACGCCATAGCGATCGCGGTCACCTTCCAGGGGTTCCCGATGTTCTCTGCCATTACGACCGCTTCCTTTCCTGCTGGTTGCGTTGCCGGCGCTCCGGGGTTAAGAACCTGTCACGGCATTCGTCCGCTGCGTCAACCGGGCCTCGGCGGCTTCCAGTTGTTGACGCAGCCGTGCGAGATCCACGGGTTTTTCCAGCACGGCGAACACTCCCTGCGACGGCAGGTCCCGCGGGAGGTCCTCGACGCTGCTGGTGACCAGGATCCCGCACGGCTGCGGGCGGTAGACCTTGCGCGCGAGGCGAAGCAGGTCGAAGACTGTCACCGAGGCTTCGCGACGCGGCGCCCGGTCCGTATCCAAGACCAGGAGGTCGAACGGCCCCGAGAAGAGCTGCATGAACGCGCCGGCGAGATCCTCGGCGACGCCGACCTCGTGTCCTGCAGCTTCGAGGAGGCTTCTCAACCCCTCGCGCGAATTCGGATCAGGCTCGACGAGCAGGATACTCAGGGCCATCTGGCGCTCCGGTGTCTCCATGGTTTGAAGGTAGGCAACGTACGTGCCAGCGGGAAGACGAGCTGTAACTACATGAAAAACTTGATAGAAATAAGAAAGATGTCGATCGAGGAGTCAGTCGAGGCCCAGAACGAGTGTAGATTTTACACGGACCAGCGGGAAGAAATTTCTCGGCTAGACCAATAGTCCCATTTCCGTCGCGGCGTGCACGGGCGCCGGGATGCGGATCAGGAGGTTGGACCGGGTTATACGGAAATCCCGGCTCCAGTAATCGTCGGGGAAGTTGAGGAGGTCGCACTCCAGCCCGCGGGCCTCGAGCGCGCGTTTGAGCGCGAGCAGGTCGTACTCGATGACTCCCGCCAGGCTCGCTCGCGACACGCCCAAGTCTCCGCCGGTGCGGCGATAGGGGATCGCACCAGGCTCGGCAGGTCCCGCCCCCGCCGCTCGATCACGATCGGTTTCAAGCCGCGCGGCCTCACATACCCGAGCCTCACGCGACGCCTGCCGGGCTCGTCTCCGTCAATTTGAGCTCTCGCCGGAGCCGCGAGAGGTCCACAGGTTTCTCCAGCACCGCCACCGGCCCGTGCGACCCGAAATCGCGCTGAAGGTCCGGGGCGGAGCTAGTCATCAGGATGGCGCGGGATCCGTAGCGTCCGACGCGGGCCAGGCGGAGCAGGTCCCGGACATCGAGCAAGCCGCCGCGGATGTGCGGGAGATCCACGTCCACCAGCAGGAGGTCGAACTCTCCCGAGGCGAGCCACCTGAGCGCGCCGGCGATGCCCTCCGCTGTGCTCACCTCGTGCCCGGCTGAGGCCAGGATGGCCCGTAGGCCCTCCCGGACGCTTCGCTCGCCTACGATGAGGAGAATCTGTAACGGCATCTCCGACTCCGCTTGCTGCGGAGCTAGAAGGCAACCATCATGCCGGGTCGAGGGGGAGGGGCTAAGTAGGCGAAAATTTGAGAGTTCGATCGGGAGAGGGGATGGGAGCGCGTCCGGCGCCGTCCGGGTGAAGGGCAAAAGTTACATCAAAGGAGTGGAAGAAATTTCTCAGATCACATCATCGCGGTGTGCTCCCAGCGAGATCGTCGGTGAGGGCCCGAGCCTTGCTCGCCAGATTCGCTGCGCGCTGGTACTCCCGGGCCGTCAATGCCTTCCGGGCTTGCTCGAGGAAGGTCCGGGCCGTCAAGAATGTCTCCTGCTCCTGGGGCTTGAGCTGCCGTCCCTCCAGTTGTTGGAGCGCTCGGTCGGCCTCCCCGATCTTGCGTTGCGCGTCCTCCATGAAGCGTCGCTCCTCCTCGGCCGACATCTGGGGCATCAGCGGCGGCGGCGGCGGCGGTACCGGTCGTGCGGCTGGTGGCGGCGGCGCCGTGGTCGCGGGCGTGGGTCGCTCTGGCGCGGGAGGAGGAGGCTTGAAGATCGCCTGAAGTTTGGCACACCCCGACAGTGCCACGAGCAGGAGGGTCAGGGCGGCAGTCCGTCTCATGCCACGGCTCGCGCCTGGGTGATCGGCAGCGTCAAGATCACGGTCGTCCCCCGCCCCACCGTGGATTCCACATCGATCCGGCCGTCATGCAGCTGCACGATCCGGTAGACCAGCGAGAGCCCGATGCCCGACCCGTCGGACTTCGTCGTGTAGTAGAGCCTGAAGATCTTCTCGATCTCTTCCGGCGGGATGCCGACCCCTTCGTCGCTCACGCGCACCTCGATGACCCCCTGAGGCAGGAGACGGGTCGCGAGCGTCACCGTCCCGCCCCGGGGCATGGCCTGGATCGCGTTCGTCACCAGGTTGGTGCACGCCTGCTGGAGCAACTCGGCGTCGCCCATCGCCCGGGGCAGGTGCGGCGCGGGATCCAGGATGATCTGGGCTCCGCTCTGCGCTGCCTCGGGAGCGGTGAGGCGCGCGACCTCGGTAAGCACGGCGTTCATGTCCACCGGGGCCAGGCGCAGGTCCTGCGGCCGCGCGAACTTCAGGAAGCCCTGGACCACCCGATCCAGCTGCTGAATCTCCCGGGCGATCACATCCAGGTTCTCCCCCACCTCCGGCTGCCCCGCCTTCAATCGGGTTTTCACCAGCTCCAGGTGGATTCGCATGGCGTTCAGCGGGTTTTTGAGCTCATGGGCCACTCCGGAGGTCAGGCGGCCCAGGGCGGCCAGCTTCTGCGAGTACGTCACGAGCGACTGGACGGCGCGGACCGGGTCCAGGTCCTTCAGGGCCAGGACCCCTCCGCCCGCCTGCCCTCCCTCCCGGATCCGGTAGCTCGAGGCCGCCAGCTCGCGAGTCGGCCCGTCCCTGCACGGTACCTTCATGGGCACGTTGCGGCACTCCTGCCCGACCTCGAACAGCCCCTCCACCACGGGGAGGAGGGCGTGCTGTGCGGGCAAGAACGCCTCCAGCGGCTGGTTCAGCATTTCCTCCATCGGTCGGCCCAGGAGCTCCGCTGCCGCCTGATTGCAGAAGATGACCTGGCGGTTGCGGTTGAGGACGACGACGGCGTCCTCGAGGGTGTTGATGATCCCCTCCATCTGCGCTTTCTCGCTCTGCCACTGGGACTGATCGGCCTGGATCCGCTCACCCAGTCGGTTCACGCGCGCCGCCAGCTCCCCCAGCTCGTCATCGCGGGTCAGGTCCACCGCAGCGCCGTACTCGCCGCGAGCCAGCCGCTCCATCCCCTGGGCGATCCGGCGCAGGGACCGGAGCAGAGGGCGCCCCGCGCCAAGCCCCACGGCGACGGCGACCACCAGCGCCGCCGCCGCCAGGGTCAAGCCGCGGAGCAGGGCGTCGATCAACTCGCGCCGCAGGAGGCTGGTGGAGATCCCGACCCGGACCGTCCCGAAGGGCCGCGCGCCCAGCTGCATTGGCAGCTGGGCCTCGTACACGCGCGGCTCCCCCAGCATGGCGCCGATCATGCGGAGCGTGCCCCAGGCGCGTACCGTCGCCAGGCTTTCGCGCGGCGGGAGCGGCGTTCCCTCGCGGGAAGGATCGCTGTGGACCGCGACCCGGCCTGCCGGATCCACGATCGCCGCATACACGACGGTGTGCGAGTAGCCCACCATCCCCTCGAGCAGGGCTCGGATCCCGGGGTCTCGCCCGAGGACCGTGGTCGAGGGCGGCCGTGCGGCAGCGATGACCCGGGAGCTCTGATGGAAGAGCTGCCGGGCGAGCAGCTCCCCCTCGTCTGCGGCCGCGCGGAGGGTGATCCGCGCCACGCTGGCCAGGTGAGCCCCGGTGGCGACCGCGACCACGAGCAGCACCACCGTCGTGATGGCGAGGACTTCGCGGGAGCGAAGCGTCAGGCGGATCTTCACCGGCTCGCGTCAGGCGGTGGGCCTGTTGTACCTGTTCAGCTTGTTGTGCAGGGTCTTCAAGCTGATCCCCAGGAGCTGGGCCGCCCGTGTCTTGTTGTTCGCCGTGTACTGGAGCGTGCGCAGGATAAGCTGGCGCT is drawn from Candidatus Rokuibacteriota bacterium and contains these coding sequences:
- a CDS encoding OmpA family protein, which gives rise to MIRPVLMSALAGALVLASACATKEFVREEVQTVRAGLAQERERVGGIVSQVDEVRVQVREVGTQLTDVRSLADDARSRAGEATSAADRASQAAVTAFAKAEATDRRLSRLWANRNKRAVVETLTVTFGFDKWELDDRAQTDLLDVVKQLKENAELVVDLEGHTDMVGPIAYNLQLSQRRVDAVRRFLFGHGIDLPRVQTIGLGSAHPIADNASAEGRARNRRVAVRLFTPAE
- a CDS encoding DUF3568 family protein, with amino-acid sequence MAPRRQTDVAHSNGAPTTQGPAAAPSRWFALALAALSLLGAPGCAAVGLTLLGVGTGVTAGTGVAYTLDSIAYKTFTTPVNSLHSATLKTLRRMEIAVREDESTEAGRKIVAVAADRTIEIELDRLTPKTSRMRVNAKHGLFFKDRATATEIIVQTDRMLEDEPEPVSQAKRTAPAPTPKP
- a CDS encoding response regulator, which codes for MALSILLVEPDPNSREGLRSLLEAAGHEVGVAEDLAGAFMQLFSGPFDLLVLDTDRAPRREASVTVFDLLRLARKVYRPQPCGILVTSSVEDLPRDLPSQGVFAVLEKPVDLARLRQQLEAAEARLTQRTNAVTGS
- a CDS encoding response regulator, producing the protein MPLQILLIVGERSVREGLRAILASAGHEVSTAEGIAGALRWLASGEFDLLLVDVDLPHIRGGLLDVRDLLRLARVGRYGSRAILMTSSAPDLQRDFGSHGPVAVLEKPVDLSRLRRELKLTETSPAGVA
- a CDS encoding PAS domain-containing protein, encoding MKIRLTLRSREVLAITTVVLLVVAVATGAHLASVARITLRAAADEGELLARQLFHQSSRVIAAARPPSTTVLGRDPGIRALLEGMVGYSHTVVYAAIVDPAGRVAVHSDPSREGTPLPPRESLATVRAWGTLRMIGAMLGEPRVYEAQLPMQLGARPFGTVRVGISTSLLRRELIDALLRGLTLAAAALVVAVAVGLGAGRPLLRSLRRIAQGMERLARGEYGAAVDLTRDDELGELAARVNRLGERIQADQSQWQSEKAQMEGIINTLEDAVVVLNRNRQVIFCNQAAAELLGRPMEEMLNQPLEAFLPAQHALLPVVEGLFEVGQECRNVPMKVPCRDGPTRELAASSYRIREGGQAGGGVLALKDLDPVRAVQSLVTYSQKLAALGRLTSGVAHELKNPLNAMRIHLELVKTRLKAGQPEVGENLDVIAREIQQLDRVVQGFLKFARPQDLRLAPVDMNAVLTEVARLTAPEAAQSGAQIILDPAPHLPRAMGDAELLQQACTNLVTNAIQAMPRGGTVTLATRLLPQGVIEVRVSDEGVGIPPEEIEKIFRLYYTTKSDGSGIGLSLVYRIVQLHDGRIDVESTVGRGTTVILTLPITQARAVA